Below is a window of Tolypothrix bouteillei VB521301 DNA.
GTATATCGGATTATTCTATAGAAAGATTAAGGGGATTACATTTTATTATCCAATTGTGGAATTACGGAAAAGTATAAAAGGCCGTAATTAAGAACTAAGGCTTAAAATTTAGAAAAAATATGAGTTTTGATAGAGAAACACTGGAATAAACAAACAAATATGCAAAAATTCATCTATCCTGCCTGTGATTTCAGAAAATTTTATTGTTAATTTTTATGAAGTAAAATGGGCTATCGTAGTTTCTCAGCTCCTCAACTTGTTGGAGATGTCAAGAATCATGGAGACGCTTACAATTCATGCGGTTAAGTAGTACATATATTTCATCTTTTCTGTCAAGAGACTGAAGAATTCCTTTGACAGTCACAACATAATGAACGGGTATAAAACGCAAAAAGGATAAAACCCGTGACAGAGGAATTTAAGAGAGGCGATAAGGTTGAATGGAAAACCTCACAAGGTAAAACTACTGGTGAGGTAGAGAAAAAATTGACTTCACCTACAGAGATAAAAGGACATCACGTTGCTGCTTCCAAAGATAATCCTGAGTATTTAGTCAAAAGTGACAAAACAGGAAAAGAAGCTGCTCACAAACCTAATGCTCTTGAAAAAGTTGAGGAGTAGTGCAGCGATATGACTCAAAGCCTCAAACTAGTAATTGACGAATTTAACTCCTCTGTGAATATGACAGCTAAAGAACTAGCAGTTTGGCTGGAAACTGAGGAATCACAATCCGTTGGACAGAAGAAAGAAGACGATGAGTCCATTGGACATAAATCTGGCAAGCATATCCTTGAAATGTTGCAAAAGAAAAATGATGAGTATACTGATGACGATATATCTCACATGAAAAAAGTCATCAGCTATATTCACCGTCATTTAGCACAACAACCTGAGGGAGATGTTGAGCACACGCGTTGGCGTTACTCTTTAATGAATTGGGGACACGATCCGTTAAATTAGAAAATTATGAATTATGAATTATGAAAAGAATTAGAATTTATTATTCATAATTCACAATTCATAATTTTTTAGCCAAACCAGTGAGATGGTTCGCAATCGGGTTTGATCTCTTCACATAAATGATGGCTAACCCAATCTGATTTTTCTTGAAAAATAGAAAAAATCCCTTGTTGAATTAAATTCTCTAGATGGAGTTGCTGCTCTAATGGTTGACGGCGCAACTTATAGCTTGACCAATAAGCTTTTTCTGGTTCAACTGCACCGTAAAGGCAAGGAATCCGGCTGAGAACGTAAGCTATGAGTTCTTGTCGTAAATCTGGAATAGCAAAAGCCTGTTGATAAGGATAATATGGATAATGGTCTAAAATGCTTTCAATTTCTTTGATGACGGATTGCTCTGTTAGGTTGACAACTGTTTTCATAAATGTTGAACTCCTGTTTCTGTATTTCATAAATTGATGAAAAATACCAGTTATTTTTAGCAAGCCATGTTGCAATACGGCTTTAGCCCTTAGGTTTACTATTCCACAGCTAGCTAAAAAGAAATTAAAGCAATAATTGCTAAAATCATTAGCCTAACTTTGACTCCCAAAAATACTGAATATTTGCCTGCATCTACTTGAATAAAAGTGAATTCTTTTTAAGAAATGTTTCTTTAAAAAAATTCATAAAATGGTGATGTGTCTTTGTTTTATTTATAGTGCTAGTTCTTGAAAATTTCTACTTTTTGGGCAGAAAAATACATAAAACGCAGTACAAACTCCAAGCAAGCTTATTTTGTCAATCGTAGAGGTGCTTTTTCAAAATAAATTATAAATTTAATTTTTAATAATTTTTACATTAGTTAATATTTGGCTCTTCTTTTTGTATGAGGATCTTATATTGTGTTTGGATAATGGCTTCTGATTAAAAATTAAGCGTGTCGCTGGTTCTCCCAATCTCCGCGTCATTCTTATCGTCATTACTTAGGCGAAGAACCTGATATTAGAGCAGTAGGGCGAGCGCTGTCCACTCCGTATGTCTTTTGGTTGGCATTGCCCATCCTACAGCACTGAAAATTTTTCACGAATGCTTTAGCTCTGCTACGTGCAATTTATAGTGACTTTTATATAGAGCTATTAAAAACCTCTAAAAAACTAAGTTTTGGTAGAGTCAAATGACGCAGGGAGTTGTTTGTTGCTTCTGCTGCTGCAATACCTGAAAGCATTGCACCCTCTACAAAATTGCCACCACACCAATCGCCGCAACAGATAAGAGGTACAGCAGTGTCAGCAGCTAAATAAGTCGCTTGCAAAGGACGGGTGGGAAAGGCGTAGCGCCAGCGATGAACTTGTATCCATTCTGGAGTTTTTAGCCACGACATCTGTAACGACTCAGCCGCACGATCTAACATAAATTCTCCGGCAGGTTTTAAATCTTGGGTTTGCTCGTGGTGTTGGGCAAAAGCAGCGCTACTTTGCAGAACAAAAACGGGTTGTTGGGGTTTGGAACGTTTGCTACTATCCAAACCAATCCATGCCAAATGCTCATCTTCAATAAAAGTGACTGCTTTCCAGTCTATTGGGGGTTTTAATGTGGATGGATATCCGGCGATCGCACTCAAGCAAGGAGAAAATTCTACAGAACGCAGGTTATTAAGAAATGTTGCCCCCAAGATATTTTCTCCTAAAGGTTCCAATAGCATTAAGGCTTGAGGTGAAGGAATAGCAATGACTACCGATGTTGCTGTTATCTCTTCATTCGAGGCATCCATTGCCAGCCGCCATTTTTTTTCAGGAGTGGGGGTAATTGCTGTTACGCGTTGGTTCAGCAAAATGTCCAAACCAGGGGCAAGAAATTTTGCGATCGCACTTATTCCTACAGGCGCGGTATATCGGGGCTTGGGTACTGAAGATTCGGGCGTAGGGACTGAGGAATGGGGTTTGAGTTCGTGAACTGTCTGTGTCCAAACCTCTAAAATATGGTGCTGGAGTAACACTTCAATAAAACGTTCTAAAAGTTCACCTTTTGGCTTGAGGTAACAAGTCCCGTGATCCGCACAAGTATTAAATAAACGGCGTGTTGCGACTCGTCCCCCCAAACCACGAGACTTTTCTACAACAAGTACTGAATATCCAGCTTGCTTCAACTGTTGGGCGCAAACTAAACCAGCCATACCGGCACCAATCACTGCAACATCAGTCATTAGTCATCATGAGTTACGGGTCATTTGTCATTATCAAAGGACAAAGGATAAAAAGACAATTTATGAGTCTTAAAAGCTAATAGTAGAATAAAGTACATACCAAAGCTGCATGGAAGGGAGGAAGGTAAATTGGATGAACTAAGGGCGGTTCTAGAACTGGCAACTGAAGAAGAATTGAAAGATTTGACAGCAATCCTTTTTAGTCGTAAGTTTAATCCTCTAGATTACGTTCATACACCTGAGCCTATAGAAGTACAAAGTAAAGGTCGCAAAGCTTGGCTCGATACATTAGAGCAACGCTTTCGTTATTTAGCTGCCGATGGAGTTACAGTACTGCGAGGACGTACTAGTCAAGTAAGTTACAGGCAAGTGCTGATTCAAGTATGTAAGTATTTAAAAATACCTTATTCCCACGAACTGACTACTGTTGATTTAGAAGCCGAAGTTTTTCTATTTTTGCTCGGACACGTTTGGAAAAAATTGCCAGAAAAAGATAAGCAAAAATTTACAGTTCAAGTTCAGCATCAACTCGCTCAATCACAACCAAACCAAACTCTGCCACTTTCATTACAGCGAGATCCCATTGGACTTCTTTTTAAAGGTGGAAGTGCTTTGGCTGTGACTTCCATTATTCAACCGTTGATGTTGAAACAAATCGCCCGTCAGTTTGCAATGCACTTTGCGACTTATGAAGTGACCAAACAAGCTGTCGTTCAAGGTTCCGAGGTAGCAGCCAACCAATTTCAACACTATGTCACTTTGCAAATGGCAAAGCAGGGTATGGCTGTCAGTGCCACTCGTTACAGTGTAGCTCGCACTATGTTCGCTTTCTTAGGACCGATGATGTGGGCTTGGTTTTTTGCAGATTTGGGATGGAGAGCAATTGCTACCAACTACAGTCGAATTATACCCACTATTTTCACACTTGCTCAGATTCGCCTTACTCGTACTGAATGTTGGGAGTTTGCGTGAAAATTCTCCTTCGCCATCTCAACTTTAGCGTGCAGTCTCGTTGGAAATACACCTTACTGGGACTAGCTATCTTCCCACTCATTCCTCTATTTGGGGCTGTAAGTATGGGTTGGGCTATATTGGGAACCTTAATGCAACAATATCGTGCGGTGGTGAGTCGCCCCCTCAACAGGGGGTTTATGCTTCTCAGTGTCTGGCTAATCCTTACAGCTAGCTTTGCTTACAATAAGACGGAAGCTTTCATAGGATTGTTTAATTTTATACCATACTTTCTCGTTTTTGCCAGCTGGAGTGTTCTGATTCAAACCATAGCTCAATTGCGGCAACTGTCTTGGCTGTTGGTAATAACCTCTGTGCCAGTCATAGTCGTTGGTTTGGGACAGTTGCTTTTAGGATGGGCGACTCCCCCCCAAGGATGGATAGGTTTTTTGGGTTGGGCGATCGCACCAGGAGGAGAACCACCAGGTCGGATGTCTTCTATATTTATGTATGCCAACAGCTTAGCTGGCTATCTCATAATAGTTTTCATTCTGAGTTTGGGATTGTGGCTGGAACAATGGCGATCGATGATTAGGGGGACAGGGGAGATAAGGGAGACAAGGGAGACAAGAAAGGAAATTCTCCCTTTTCTACCCCCTCTCCCCTTCCTCTTCCTCACTCTGGCAATTCTTCTCAATCTTGTCGCACTTATTTTGACTAACTCGCGCAACGCTTGGGCAATTGCGATTTTTGTCTGTTTGGTCTACGCCTTATATCAAGGCTGGCGCATTCTTGTCGCCACTGTCACAGGTGTGGCTGCGAGCGTGCTTTTAGCTGCTTTTGCTCCAACACCTATTGCTCTGCTGTTCCGTCAGTTTATTCCTCGTTTCTTTTGGGCGCGGTTGAATGACGAACTTTATCCCGATCGACCCGTGGCTTTACTTCGCAAAACGCAATGGCAATTTGCTGTATCGATGGCTCAAGAGCGCCCCTGGACTGGTTGGGGTTTGAGAAACTTTACAGTACTTTACGAGGCAAAAATGCAAATTTGGTTGGGGCACCCTCACAGCTTATTTTTAATGCTGTTTGCCGAAACCGGTCTACCTGCAACTCTTGTTTTCTGTGGTTTATTGGGCTGGATATTTGTTGGAGGTGTCCAACTTTTACAAAATTCAAAGGACCTAAAGGCAAAAGACAAAACAATTCTCTTCAGTTACCTTGTTGTTTTTATTGGTTGGGTACTATTCAATACTGTAGATGTTAGTTTATTTGATTTTCGACTGAACGTCATTTCTTGGTTGCTATTTTCTGCTCTTGCTGGAGTTGTGTATCACTACAAGCAGCAATACAAGATTGCAACTGAGAAGAATTAACAGCCCTTAGATTTCAGCACAAATACTGAGGCTACTAAATTCAAGAGTTAATAATATAACTTTAAGCACGTCTGTGCCTATGTGACTAATTCCACGTTAGTCATTGTTGCTGATTGTTGGGAAGATGTAGGAACACTTCTTTTGATGTTTTCCTGCATAACAGGCATCTCTTGGAGATGCCTTTATTTATTTGGTTATACCAAGTTGCTTTCATACATCTCCCTCATCTCCCCCCTCTGCCTTGTCCCATCAATAAGCAATATCTTTGAATGCAACTCCGTATTAGTTGTGAGTGGTTGGTCTTTGGTGGTTGTTGTGCTTGTAAGATAGGTGTGAGAGGAAAATTAACAGGATATCTAGGTAGTCATCAACGAGCTACACTATAACGCATAAGAAAACCTGTATACCTTCTGCCCTCTACCTTTTTTCAACTCAGCTAATTTCTATGTTCACAACGGATGATTTTCTTCAATACACCCAATGGTCGGGTATCGCAACATTAGCGTTTGCCGGTCTGGTGATTTTGGGTTTTGTTTTTAAATGGGGTATTCGCTTTCGTCTTGTAGGTGCAACCGGTTTTATGCTTGTGGTTACGGGGGGACTCTTTGCTCTCTCGTTAACACCTTTAACTCGTACTATCATTCCAGATGCTTTACGTTACAGCCTTGTTTATGATAACGGAGGTCCGCAAGCAGTCATTGCGCTTCCGCCTGCGGAAGTGACTCCATCGCAATTGGAAGCAACTTTACGTCAAGCAGCAAGCGATTTATATTCTTACGGTCGTTTGGGTGCATTAAGCGATAACCAGTTGACGGTTCGAGCACGAACTATCATACACCCAGAAAAAGGTGTTTCTATTCCTCTTTATCTGGGTCAGGTTAGGAGATCTCTTGCTAAACGTGAAGACCAACAAATGGCGATCGAGATTTACCAAGATAAATTGGCTCAGTTACCTCAACCTACTGCATAATTAAGGATACATCAACCGTGTATTCAGGCTGCTACGCAAGGTAAAGTCTTACGGACTGCGTTTTCAGCCTGAGTTTGGTAACCAGAGAGAAGAGATTTTACACAAGGCAAATTTTTTGTGTTTAGAGATACTAGTATTATTTTTTGTTAAGATATAAGTCTCAAGATTACTCAAAGTATTACGAGCAAATTTAACGTGAGTTCGATGAAGTCAAAACAGACCTCACCCCAAACCCCTCTCCTAGGAGGAAAAAGGCTTCAAACCCCAATCGTAACGTTGTTCTTCCCTCTTTTAAAAGGGAGTGAGTGTGAGGTCTGTCGAACCTACATAAAGTTAAAACTCAAGATCTGTTGGGAACTGAAACAGTTACCCTTCAATTATGTATAGTTCCTTCACGTATCCAGAAGTGTTACTTTCATAGTTAGTGATATGTCTAATCAAGCGACGGAAAAGTTGTCTACTCCAAACTCTTACTCGTTATTCACCCTCTGTGTAGCCCCAGCAAAAGTCCTGAGAGGGTCTAAAATTTTGGCTCAAGCTACGGATGCGATCGCCACATTGGGAAGTCGTCCCTTAATTGTGGGAGGCAATGCTTTACGACAAGCGGCTTCGGGTCAAAGTACTGCTGCTCTTCAACTCCACTTGCAACCACTTTTGCAGCACCAGCATTTACATTCTGCACTCGCTTATTATACCCCTGATTGTAGTGAAGCGAGCTTAAAATCTTTGCACAAAGCAGCACAAGAACATAAAGCTGATGTCATTGTTGGTGTTGGTGGTGGTAAGGCATTAGACACAGCTAAATTACTAGCCCACCAATTGCACTTACCAGTCGTGACCATCCCTACCTCAGCCGCCACCTGTGCTGCTTGGACAGCTCTATCCAACGTGTATTCTCGTGAAGGTGCTTTTCTCTACGATGTAGCACTTTCTCGGTGTCCCGATTTGCTGGTACTCGATTACGATTTAGTGCAAACTGCCCCACAACGTACACTTGTAGCCGGTATTGGAGATGCACTCGCTAAGTGGTATGAAGCTTCTGTAAGTAGCGGACACTCAGAACAAACCTTGATTATTGCTGCGGTGCAACAAGCGCGAGTGTTAAGGGATATCCTCTTC
It encodes the following:
- a CDS encoding iron-containing alcohol dehydrogenase family protein, with the translated sequence MSNQATEKLSTPNSYSLFTLCVAPAKVLRGSKILAQATDAIATLGSRPLIVGGNALRQAASGQSTAALQLHLQPLLQHQHLHSALAYYTPDCSEASLKSLHKAAQEHKADVIVGVGGGKALDTAKLLAHQLHLPVVTIPTSAATCAAWTALSNVYSREGAFLYDVALSRCPDLLVLDYDLVQTAPQRTLVAGIGDALAKWYEASVSSGHSEQTLIIAAVQQARVLRDILFQKSITAIKHPGSEAWREVVDATVLLAGVIGGLGGAQCRTVAAHAVHNGLTHISKGSGSIHGDKVAYGILVQLRLEETIQGNQLATTARQQLLKFYAEIGLPQKLNDLGLGNITLTQLQTAAEIALAPNSDIHRLPFKVSLEQLMAAMVSTTAPIEGNRTPINLTQSAEKVE
- a CDS encoding late competence development ComFB family protein, encoding MKTVVNLTEQSVIKEIESILDHYPYYPYQQAFAIPDLRQELIAYVLSRIPCLYGAVEPEKAYWSSYKLRRQPLEQQLHLENLIQQGIFSIFQEKSDWVSHHLCEEIKPDCEPSHWFG
- a CDS encoding O-antigen ligase family protein; translation: MLGVCVKILLRHLNFSVQSRWKYTLLGLAIFPLIPLFGAVSMGWAILGTLMQQYRAVVSRPLNRGFMLLSVWLILTASFAYNKTEAFIGLFNFIPYFLVFASWSVLIQTIAQLRQLSWLLVITSVPVIVVGLGQLLLGWATPPQGWIGFLGWAIAPGGEPPGRMSSIFMYANSLAGYLIIVFILSLGLWLEQWRSMIRGTGEIRETRETRKEILPFLPPLPFLFLTLAILLNLVALILTNSRNAWAIAIFVCLVYALYQGWRILVATVTGVAASVLLAAFAPTPIALLFRQFIPRFFWARLNDELYPDRPVALLRKTQWQFAVSMAQERPWTGWGLRNFTVLYEAKMQIWLGHPHSLFLMLFAETGLPATLVFCGLLGWIFVGGVQLLQNSKDLKAKDKTILFSYLVVFIGWVLFNTVDVSLFDFRLNVISWLLFSALAGVVYHYKQQYKIATEKN
- a CDS encoding Ycf51 family protein, with the translated sequence MFTTDDFLQYTQWSGIATLAFAGLVILGFVFKWGIRFRLVGATGFMLVVTGGLFALSLTPLTRTIIPDALRYSLVYDNGGPQAVIALPPAEVTPSQLEATLRQAASDLYSYGRLGALSDNQLTVRARTIIHPEKGVSIPLYLGQVRRSLAKREDQQMAIEIYQDKLAQLPQPTA
- a CDS encoding DUF3140 domain-containing protein; its protein translation is MTQSLKLVIDEFNSSVNMTAKELAVWLETEESQSVGQKKEDDESIGHKSGKHILEMLQKKNDEYTDDDISHMKKVISYIHRHLAQQPEGDVEHTRWRYSLMNWGHDPLN
- a CDS encoding NAD(P)/FAD-dependent oxidoreductase, translating into MTDVAVIGAGMAGLVCAQQLKQAGYSVLVVEKSRGLGGRVATRRLFNTCADHGTCYLKPKGELLERFIEVLLQHHILEVWTQTVHELKPHSSVPTPESSVPKPRYTAPVGISAIAKFLAPGLDILLNQRVTAITPTPEKKWRLAMDASNEEITATSVVIAIPSPQALMLLEPLGENILGATFLNNLRSVEFSPCLSAIAGYPSTLKPPIDWKAVTFIEDEHLAWIGLDSSKRSKPQQPVFVLQSSAAFAQHHEQTQDLKPAGEFMLDRAAESLQMSWLKTPEWIQVHRWRYAFPTRPLQATYLAADTAVPLICCGDWCGGNFVEGAMLSGIAAAEATNNSLRHLTLPKLSFLEVFNSSI
- a CDS encoding YaaW family protein — encoded protein: MDELRAVLELATEEELKDLTAILFSRKFNPLDYVHTPEPIEVQSKGRKAWLDTLEQRFRYLAADGVTVLRGRTSQVSYRQVLIQVCKYLKIPYSHELTTVDLEAEVFLFLLGHVWKKLPEKDKQKFTVQVQHQLAQSQPNQTLPLSLQRDPIGLLFKGGSALAVTSIIQPLMLKQIARQFAMHFATYEVTKQAVVQGSEVAANQFQHYVTLQMAKQGMAVSATRYSVARTMFAFLGPMMWAWFFADLGWRAIATNYSRIIPTIFTLAQIRLTRTECWEFA
- a CDS encoding DUF2945 domain-containing protein encodes the protein MTEEFKRGDKVEWKTSQGKTTGEVEKKLTSPTEIKGHHVAASKDNPEYLVKSDKTGKEAAHKPNALEKVEE